The following coding sequences lie in one Oncorhynchus kisutch isolate 150728-3 linkage group LG3, Okis_V2, whole genome shotgun sequence genomic window:
- the LOC109879185 gene encoding protein phosphatase 1 regulatory subunit 3E-like, with the protein METEAVRSVVVMLPPKNCLPRNYSCIAGLFGSLTADPRLEDEEGMELNGASEPIEMHHVVDERPRGRESFLKPPQSPNLRRRCKSLPTPIERAKLEISRSRSPCSQKKVRFADSLGLELTSVKHFNDTDMPDVPERIMARFDRGPLHLNPFDKFPRAPTTQSSYMELQFKNPGTLPGFTEKVKELKVLLECAEADEFSLSGVVRVLNMAFEKSVYLRFSINNWITFMDSLTSYVPESSDGVTDKFSFKIITPTTFLESGGTFQFAIRYCVGGDEYWDNNNGFNYKVRRHRFKISPPREWEDGWIHFI; encoded by the coding sequence ATGGAAACCGAGGCTGTGCGCTCTGTCGTGGTCATGCTACCTCCCAAGAACTGCCTCCCGAGGAACTACAGCTGCATAGCTGGGTTGTTCGGGAGCTTGACAGCAGACCCGAGATTAGAAGACGAAGAGGGGATGGAGCTGAACGGAGCAAGCGAGCCCATCGAGATGCACCATGTGGTGGATGAGAGACCAAGAGGACGGGAATCCTTCCTCAAACCCCCGCAGAGTCCGAACCTGCGCCGCAGGTGCAAGTCTCTGCCGACCCCCATAGAGAGAGCGAAGCTTGAGATCTCCCGCAGCCGGAGTCCCTGCAGCCAGAAAAAGGTCCGTTTCGCCGACTCTCTGGGTCTGGAGCTCACCTCTGTGAAGCACTTTAATGACACAGACATGCCCGATGTGCCGGAGCGCATAATGGCGAGATTCGACAGGGGTCCCCTCCATCTGAACCCATTTGACAAGTTCCCCAGGGCACCGACCACCCAGTCAAGTTATATGGAGCTGCAATTCAAGAACCCCGGGACCCTACCAGGCTTTACTGAGAAAGTGAAAGAACTTAAAGTGTTGTTGGAGTGTGCTGAAGCCGACGAGTTCAGTCTGTCGGGCGTCGTGCGGGTTTTGAACATGGCTTTCGAGAAAAGTGTCTATTTGAGGTTCTCAATCAACAACTGGATAACCTTCATGGACAGTCTGACATCATATGTCCCCGAATCAAGTGACGGTGTGACAGACAAATTCTCCTTTAAGATAATCACACCAACGACGTTTCTGGAGAGCGGAGGCACATTCCAGTTTGCCATTAGATACTGCGTTGGTGGAGATGAGTATTGGGACAATAATAACGGGTTCAACTACAAAGTGCGACGCCACAGGTTTAAGATTTCTCCACCCCGTGAGTGGGAGGATGGCTGGATTCACTTCATCTAA
- the lg3h16orf46 gene encoding uncharacterized protein C16orf46 homolog: MDKFKEWDQAPVEVAEDRSVAFEYTGWDQSCQLPNRGHVDALLDISDDTSSKEQEPFEFLCLSGWEEAIRGWGRTTPLGCLVQTQRRGKRVKTGDTDHHCHLCVDLVKLSDPPDSESSLTHSPESFWDSTQDPWAKTSPTSLGDFLNRPYSHTSSISSEESPPESFRDLQKATQQLTLRDKMMEDKGEMCEISDSLLGSAPSQGHHHSASECPMTLIINSFAVLPPVKASQPRHPKVTSQLRRGEAGPGRSASDGETAEAGSDGVTPAWESGGGVESQQSRHLLSAFSIPVPKRCDMPLSTLSDPLPRATYPLDRHLRQDPRTSSAHRLYFGLKTKILKRAEPQLPILFGTRVPIPASAQRLL, from the exons ATGGACAAATTCAAGGAATGGGATCAGGCGCCTGTAGAAGTGGCTGAAGACAGAAGTGTGGCATTTGAGTACACAGGATGGGACCAGAGCTGCCAACTACCCAACAGGGGCCATGTCGATGCCCTTTTGGATATCAGCGATGATACCTCATCCAAAGAGCAGGAGCCATTtgagtttctctgtctctccggATGGGAGGAAGCT ATCCGGGGCTGGGGTAGAACTACTCCACTTGGCTGCCTGGTTCAGacccagaggagaggaaagagggtcAAGACTGGAGACACAGACCACCACTGCCACCTGTGTGTGGACCTCGTGAAGCTCTCGGACCCCCCTGACTCTGAATCCAGTTTAACCCACTCCCCTGAGTCCTTCTGGGATTCCACCCAGGACCCATGGGCGAAAACCTCCCCCACAAGCCTGGGAGACTTCCTGAACAGACCCTACAGTCACACCTCTAGCATCTCTTCAGAGGAGTCCCCACCAGAGTCCTTCAGGGACCTTCAGAAAGCCACACAGCAACTGACACTCCGAGACAAGATGATGGAGGACAAGGGTGAGATGTGTGAGATCAGTGACTCACTGCTGGGCTCGGCCCCCTCGCAGGGTCACCACCACTCAGCCTCAGAGTGTCCCATGACGCTGATCATCAACAGCTTCGCCGTCCTACCGCCCGTGAAGGCCTCCCAGCCCAGACACCCTAAGGTCACCAGCCAGCTCCGGAGGGGGGAGGCTGGACCGGGACGCAGCGCCTCAGACGGGGAGACCGCAGAGGCTGGGTCAGATGGTGTCACGCCTGCCTGGGAGAGCGGAGGAGGTGTGGAGAGCCAGCAGAGCCGCCACCTGTTGTCTGCATTCAGCATCCCTGTCCCCAAGAGATGTGACATGCCCCTCAGCACACTGTCAGATCCTCTACCCCGCGCCACCTACCCCCTGGACAGACACCTCAGACAGGATCCCCGGACCAGCAGTGCTCATAGACTCTACTTTGGACTGAAGACCAAGATCCTGAAGCGTGCAGAGCCCCAACTGCCCATTCTGTTTGGAACCAGGGTGCCCATCCCAGCCTCTGCACAGAGACTACTCTGA
- the LOC109879177 gene encoding ATM interactor: MAASASGKAYRNDNASTGSQKCTEEPPAPTREIIKPSIMELTKEVRTNILCTVEGCGKILPNTPALNMHLVKSHRVKDGLVNPTIRKDMKGSQKLYCCPIEGCPRGPNRPFSQFSLVKQHFMKMHAEKKHKCSKCNNGYSTEWDLRRHIEDCGRTYHCTCGCPYASRAALLSHIYRTGHEVPTEHRYPPVKKRKMERQISGEEKVKPSEFMCQIIKTDRELSEDSLPADRVCHNNPPKHLQKLLLPKPKVALVNFPVMQLAHLPVLLPSTESGVLRSVVLAVDSQGSFSTLHLMPQSMGAMVPHLDPKTLGFRGSMPASRSSLGPVSMEVQVSLESVGSGNDLGGTRGSNTSTNIQTDISYLSRMPMGVGVGTEMCPVGESSVSSCSQTDISVSAQVLLPVSVETQTFPSKAKATTTIGAQTDTHTLNQLPCPYSSPSQSPYITKQTQTRLILAGSEERAQMDQAIMCSDLFDSYSLSVSTQTALTDGSFRTHSVDDPLSCVGNGLYDDGKSAGGMCFGVQTDDLQSGSVADNQTQTTLALFNDLENILSGHSLSGHQTQMDHSIGCGSGLGSVQEQHTGIDFDFEEFLNAAHIQTQTEESELSGLGADTPLEVLDIQTQTDFLLLEGLGNSEGPGRSQASDLELEMFDTQTQTDLNFLLKAGGHMPLGNILRQSSFSMSTESSDTETQTDLRRPLTPTPNSNTLHSVSQGDQSRLLSSTETQTVTDASSEGLGNLFLTSNETQTVMDDFLSADMAWNMESHFSSVETQTCEELFALSAL; encoded by the exons ATGGCTGCCTCTGCGTCCGGGAAAGCATACCGAAACGATAACGCTTCCACGGGCAGTCAAAAATGCACGGAAGAGCCCCCTGCACCGACACGGGAGATTATCAAACCGTCTATAATGGAGCTCACCAAAGAAGTGCGGACCAATATCCTATGCACTGTAGAAGGATGTGGCAAGATTCTACCGAACACGCCAGCCCTGAACATGCATCTCGTGAAGTCCCACAGAGTAAAG GACGGCCTTGTCAACCCCACCATCAGGAAGGACATGAAGGGCTCCCAGAAGCTCTACTGTTGTCCCATAGAGGGCTGTCCACGAGGCCCCAACAGACCCTTCTCCCAGTTTTCCCTGGTTAAACAG CACTTTATGAAGATGCATGCAGAGAAGAAGCACAAGTGTTCCAAGTGCAACAACGGCTACAGCACAGAATGGGACCTGAGGCGCCACATAGAGGACTGTGGGAGGACCTACCACTGCACGTGTGGCTGCCCCTACGCCAGCAGAGCAGCGCTACTGTCACATATCTACAGGACCGGCCACGAGGTCCCCACAGAACACCG GTATCCACCAGTGAAAAAGCggaagatggagagacagataaGTGGAGAGGAAAAAGTCAAGCCCAGTGAATTCATGTGTCAGATcataaaaacagacagagaacTTTCAGAGGACTCCCTCCCTGCAGACAGGGTCTGCCACAATAACCCCCCTAAACACCTCCAGAAACTCCTCCTACCCAAGCCCAAAGTGGCTCTGGTGAATTTCCCTGTGATGCAGTTGGCCCATCTCCccgtcctcctcccctccacagagagcgGGGTTCTGAGGTCTGTGGTGCTGGCTGTGGACAGCCAGGGCTCCTTCAGCACCCTCCACCTCATGCCCCAGTCCATGGGGGCCATGGTGCCTCACCTAGACCCGAAGACCCTGGGCTTCAGGGGCAGCATGCCTGCCTCCCGCTCCAGTCTGGGGCCTGTCAGCATGGAGGTGCAGGTAAGTCTGGAGTCAGTGGGCTCTGGCAATGACCTAGGAGGGACCAGGGGAAGCAATACCTCCaccaacatccagacagacatCTCATACTTGTCCAGGATGCCtatgggggttggggtggggacGGAGATGTGCCCCGTTGGTGAGTCGTCGGTCTCATCGTGTTCTCAGACAGATATTAGTGTGAGTGCTCAGGTCCTGCTGCCGGTCAGTGTAGAGACCCAGACGTTCCCCTCGAAGGCCAAAGCCACCACCACCATCGGGGCGCAGACAGATACCCACACCCTCAACCAGCTGCCCTGCCCCTATTCCTCCCCATCCCAGTCCCCTTACATTACCAAGCAGACCCAGACCAGACTCATCCTGGCTGGGTCAGAAGAGAGGGCTCAGATGGACCAGGCCATTATGTGCTCAGACCTCTTCGACAGTTACTCCCTCAGTGTCTCAACACAGACGGCACTGACAGACGGAAGCTTCAGAACCCACAGTGTAGACGACCCCCTCTCCTGTGTCGGTAACGGTCTCTATGACGACGGCAAGTCAGCAGGAGGCATGTGTTTTGGCGTGCAGACAGACGATCTCCAGTCGGGCAGCGTGGCGGACAACCAAACCCAGACCACCTTGGCTCTGTTCAACGACTTGGAGAATATCTTGTCAGGTCACTCTCTGTCCGGTCACCAGACGCAGATGGATCATTCAATAGGCTGTGGGTCAGGTCTGGGCTCTGTTCAGGAACAGCACACGGGCATCGACTTTGACTTTGAGGAATTCCTGAACGCGGCCCACATCCAGACCCAGACGGAGGAGAGCGAGCTGAGCGGTCTGGGGGCCGACACACCCCTGGAGGTCCTGGATATCCAAACCCAGACAGACTTCCTCCTCCTGGAAGGCCTGGGAAACAGTGAGGGGCCGGGCCGGAGCCAGGCCAGCGACCTGGAACTGGAGATGTTTGACACCCAGACCCAGACGGACCTCAACTTCCTGCTGAAAGCCGGAGGCCACATGCCACTGGGCAACATTCTACGACAGTCCAGCTTCTCCATGAGCACAGAGTCCTctgacactgagacacagaccGACCTCCGCCGACCGCTGACACCAACACCAAACTCCAACACCCTTCACTCTGTATCCCAGGGTGACCAGTCCAGGCTCTTGAGCAGCACGGAGACTCAGACGGTGACCGACGCATCTTCTGAGGGCCTCGGAAACCTCTTCCTGACCAGCAACGAGACCCAGACAGTCATGGACGACTTCCTGTCAGCTGACATGGCCTGGAACATGGAGTCCCACTTCAGCTCGGTGGAAACGCAGACGTGTGAGGAGTTGTTTGCTCTTTCAGCACTCTGA
- the LOC109879180 gene encoding centromere protein N-like has product MDDSTKRILQRLIRRIPYQMLQKMLGKWAHLSNEDLHSLDFTQPKWVLTEHLLAFCEEKGLTVKHITELEMIYIIENPNQGMWHGFQLLDAEEDAPSIELTQFREQFKANLTELISHVSIKIKKHTDEAIWIRVAWGDNFTKPNHLKPTYVVHHLQSPYVFVTGVTSKDKPLLNQALVLATRYGSMKDAHLSGRNLIAIRDLLTRQYQQVFPTKHPKPLQEKNPVPRNPNIENEQAENTENRFQMACEAFGDGTLPQLQKAVYKLETKFRDNSNKTLTGREEPFRGVVEFASTNLLESLRHCVSSGMASTPVTPLLSSITQKGRNYFVITDKGV; this is encoded by the exons ATGGATGACTCTACAAAGCGTATATTACAACGTCTGATACGACGAATCCCTTATCAAATGCTCCAGAAAATGCTTGGCAAGTGGGCTCATCTATCAAATGAGGACCTGCATTCGCTGGACTTCACACAACCAAAATGGGTGTTGACGGAACATCTACTGGCTTTCTGTGAg GAGAAGGGCTTGACAGTGAAACACATCACAGAACTCGAAATGATCT ATATCATTGAGAATCCAAACCAGGGAATGTGGCATGGCTTCCAGCTCCTTGATGCAGAGG AGGATGCACCATCCATTGAACTGACACAGTTCAGGGAACAGTTCAAGGCCAACCTCACAGAGCTCATCAGCCAT GTGTCTATTAAAATAAAGAAACACACAGATGAGGCCATATGGATACGTGTTGCCTGGGGGGACAACTTCACAAAGCCTAACCACCTTAAACCCACATATGTTGTCCACCATCTTCAGTCCCCTTATGTCTTTGTGACCGGCGTGACTTCAAAGGATAAGCCTCTTTTAAACCAG GCCTTGGTTCTGGCCACCAGATATGGCTCTATGAAGGATGCTCACCTCAGTGGACGGAACCTCATCGCCATCAGAGACCTACTGACGAGGCAGTACCAACAG GTGTTCCCCACCAAACATCCAAAACCTCTTCAGGAAAAGAATCCTGTCCCTAGAA ACCCCAATATAGAGAACGAACAGGCTGAGAATACAGAGAACCGTTTTCAGATGGCCTGTGAGGCCTTCGGCGATGGGACACTACCTCAACTGCAAAAAGCTGTCTACAAG CTGGAGACCAAGTTCCGAGATAACTCTAACAAAACGTTGACAGGCAGAGAAGAGCCCTTCAGAGGAGTGGTGGAGTTTGCCAGCACCAACCTCCTAGAGTCACTCAggcactgtgtgtcctcag GTATGGCGTCAACCCCAGTCACCCCTCTTCTCTCATCCATCACACAGAAAGGGAGAAACTATTTTGTTATCACAGACAAAGGAGTTTAA